One window from the genome of Rhodopirellula halodulae encodes:
- a CDS encoding DUF1559 domain-containing protein, whose amino-acid sequence MRDTSRFIRLGSSRAPQLRWTFALLSFASLALTSTLVAQNQLQPIGGPKDLVTESDSGGSIGGRYVHDQSIGFLSVAPSNWWDNEMFRLYPTEILRVQAKESIGIDPQEIHRVQATFGLSMETGQPLFSAVLSLKGKIDGKTLKEALDLEPQPIDIGEHKAVRIRGQFPMVLSRLSADAQFDDGESGEIWYIGSPEWLVETAAASDEVDSSERGPLPVRLASLPKRDGISAVVEMKTIRPLVSGFAMHAAAQLPPRLQPLGQLPGLTDAILLHVDFQGEAVAIQLTLVGIDEPASEQIESILQDSLIEAQVLAMDMIQQKLAGSDASPAMQQAVQAYATRISAMLLQALQPLRVGRDVTIQTESELSVASTGVLAGLLLPAVQAGRTAARRVQSSNNIKQIMLAMHNHHAAYRQLPAAAITDENGKPLLSWRVKLLPFLEEAELYQQFRLDEPWDSEHNLQVAERVPATYQPVGVPLEPGHTIYQASVGEAKGLLPTEAIHFREFMDGLSNTILIVETNPTESVFWTKPDDISMEMESPLDGLGNAWPGGFHVGMADGAVKFITKNIDAELFRKMLTRAGREPLNLP is encoded by the coding sequence ATGCGGGACACTTCTCGATTCATCCGTCTTGGTTCGTCACGAGCTCCACAGCTCAGGTGGACGTTTGCACTCCTCTCGTTCGCCAGCCTGGCGTTGACCTCGACGCTCGTCGCCCAGAACCAACTTCAACCGATCGGTGGTCCCAAAGACTTAGTGACCGAATCCGATTCGGGCGGTTCGATTGGCGGGCGATATGTCCACGATCAATCCATCGGATTCCTCTCGGTGGCTCCGTCCAATTGGTGGGACAACGAAATGTTCCGCCTTTACCCCACCGAGATCCTTCGCGTGCAAGCGAAAGAATCCATTGGGATTGATCCGCAGGAGATCCACCGAGTCCAAGCAACGTTTGGCTTGTCGATGGAAACCGGACAGCCGTTGTTTTCAGCCGTCTTGAGTTTGAAAGGCAAGATCGATGGCAAGACGCTGAAAGAAGCCTTGGACCTGGAGCCTCAACCAATCGACATTGGTGAACACAAAGCCGTGCGAATTCGCGGGCAATTCCCAATGGTCCTGAGTCGATTGTCCGCCGATGCCCAATTCGACGACGGCGAATCCGGAGAGATCTGGTACATCGGTTCGCCCGAATGGCTGGTCGAGACCGCTGCGGCTAGCGACGAAGTGGACTCATCAGAACGCGGCCCGCTTCCTGTGCGTTTGGCTTCCCTTCCGAAGCGTGACGGGATCTCCGCGGTGGTGGAGATGAAAACGATCCGACCTTTGGTCAGCGGATTCGCGATGCACGCGGCGGCACAACTTCCGCCTCGCTTGCAACCACTTGGACAACTTCCAGGATTGACCGACGCAATCCTGCTGCATGTCGACTTTCAAGGAGAAGCCGTTGCCATCCAATTGACGCTCGTCGGCATCGATGAACCCGCCTCCGAACAAATCGAAAGCATCTTGCAGGATTCGCTCATCGAAGCGCAGGTCTTGGCAATGGACATGATTCAGCAAAAACTCGCCGGATCCGACGCATCCCCCGCGATGCAGCAAGCGGTGCAGGCTTACGCCACTCGAATCTCGGCCATGCTTCTACAAGCTTTGCAACCGTTGCGGGTGGGCCGCGATGTCACCATTCAAACCGAATCGGAACTGAGTGTTGCCTCCACGGGAGTTCTCGCTGGATTGCTTCTTCCCGCCGTGCAGGCGGGCCGAACAGCTGCCCGCCGTGTGCAATCGTCCAACAACATCAAGCAGATCATGTTGGCGATGCACAATCACCACGCTGCCTACCGACAACTACCGGCCGCCGCCATCACCGACGAAAACGGAAAACCACTGTTGAGCTGGCGAGTGAAGTTGCTTCCGTTCTTAGAAGAAGCTGAGCTCTATCAACAGTTCCGATTGGATGAACCGTGGGACAGTGAGCACAACCTGCAAGTCGCTGAGCGAGTGCCCGCGACCTACCAGCCAGTCGGCGTTCCGCTCGAACCAGGCCACACGATTTACCAAGCGTCGGTGGGGGAAGCCAAAGGTCTGCTGCCCACCGAAGCAATCCACTTTCGCGAATTCATGGATGGCCTATCCAACACCATTCTGATTGTTGAAACGAACCCAACCGAATCGGTCTTTTGGACCAAACCGGACGACATTTCGATGGAAATGGAATCGCCTCTGGACGGCTTGGGCAACGCATGGCCTGGCGGCTTTCATGTCGGAATGGCCGATGGAGCGGTGAAATTCATCACTAAAAACATCGATGCAGAGCTCTTCCGGAAGATGCTCACGCGTGCGGGTCGCGAACCGCTGAATCTTCCCTAG
- a CDS encoding L-serine ammonia-lyase, iron-sulfur-dependent, subunit alpha: MTVSIFNDVIGPVMRGPSSSHCAAALRIGRLARDLVEGDLQHVLIQFDESGSLPATHTSQGSDMGLFGGLLGWEAHDERLPNSRRHLVEQGIAFEFEYGDFGDRHPNTYRLTVCGGQGSHTLIAISTGGGMIEVISIDGFDVSMDGGFDETLVPLISPAKDASSDVLDCEIIAEKIGADRVHVRTLDDQVLLQVQSSRPVTTAALDTACPWEVAEPVLRLQPVLPIRSRPNAKVPFEDCRTLMALPDANEKPLWKWAVEYEVQRGGLSESEVIDRMVDIVRIARTSIESGLAGTRYDDRVLGYQSGGFQKKLDAGQLLDAGVLNQMVLYTTAMMEVKSSMGVIIAAPTAGACAALPASCLAMGESLSLTDEEIAKAFLAAGLIGVFIATAWSFAAEVGGCQAEGGSAAAMSAAALVTMAGGNTAQATGAASMALQNMLGLICDPVANRVEVPCLGKNVIAASNAISCANMCLAGFDPVIPLDETIDAARRVSERMPREHRCTALGGLATTHTSLQIEKRLQQCGAGCGCGTPPPVSLSVSGKEAASSRVIPERSC; encoded by the coding sequence ATGACCGTCAGTATTTTCAATGATGTCATCGGCCCGGTGATGCGTGGTCCCAGTAGTTCGCACTGTGCGGCTGCACTGCGAATCGGCAGGTTGGCTCGCGATTTGGTGGAGGGCGACCTGCAGCATGTGCTGATTCAATTCGACGAGAGTGGATCGCTTCCAGCGACGCACACAAGCCAAGGGTCCGACATGGGATTGTTTGGCGGATTGTTGGGATGGGAGGCCCATGACGAGCGGTTGCCAAATTCACGACGTCACTTGGTGGAGCAAGGAATCGCGTTTGAGTTTGAGTATGGCGACTTCGGTGACCGGCATCCCAACACGTACCGGTTGACGGTTTGTGGGGGCCAGGGTTCGCACACGTTGATTGCGATTTCGACTGGCGGTGGAATGATCGAGGTCATCTCGATTGATGGTTTTGATGTTTCGATGGATGGTGGCTTTGACGAAACGTTGGTGCCATTGATCAGTCCAGCAAAAGACGCGTCCAGCGATGTTCTCGACTGTGAAATCATTGCGGAGAAAATCGGAGCGGATCGAGTGCATGTGCGCACGCTCGATGACCAAGTCTTGTTGCAGGTTCAATCGAGTCGCCCCGTCACGACCGCGGCATTGGATACGGCTTGTCCCTGGGAAGTGGCCGAGCCGGTTTTGCGTTTGCAGCCCGTATTGCCCATTCGGTCTCGTCCAAACGCGAAGGTCCCCTTTGAAGATTGCCGGACTCTGATGGCATTGCCGGACGCGAATGAAAAGCCGCTTTGGAAGTGGGCGGTGGAGTACGAAGTGCAACGAGGGGGGCTGAGTGAATCAGAGGTGATTGATCGCATGGTCGACATCGTTCGCATCGCTCGAACAAGCATCGAGTCAGGTCTCGCCGGAACCCGCTACGACGATCGTGTGTTGGGATATCAGTCAGGTGGGTTTCAAAAGAAGTTGGATGCAGGCCAGTTGTTGGATGCCGGCGTCTTGAACCAAATGGTTCTCTACACGACGGCCATGATGGAAGTCAAAAGTTCCATGGGCGTGATCATCGCCGCACCGACCGCGGGTGCATGTGCTGCGTTGCCAGCCTCTTGTTTGGCGATGGGCGAATCGTTGTCGCTCACCGACGAGGAAATTGCCAAGGCATTTTTGGCGGCGGGGTTGATTGGTGTCTTCATCGCCACGGCGTGGAGTTTCGCGGCTGAGGTGGGCGGTTGCCAGGCCGAGGGTGGATCGGCCGCCGCGATGTCGGCAGCGGCACTGGTGACGATGGCCGGCGGGAACACGGCCCAGGCGACCGGTGCGGCTTCGATGGCATTACAAAACATGCTGGGGTTGATCTGTGATCCCGTGGCCAACCGCGTGGAAGTCCCATGTTTGGGAAAGAACGTGATCGCAGCCAGCAATGCGATCTCTTGTGCCAACATGTGTTTGGCTGGTTTCGATCCGGTGATTCCACTGGATGAAACCATCGACGCTGCTCGTCGTGTATCAGAGCGGATGCCGCGCGAGCATCGCTGCACGGCTCTTGGTGGATTGGCAACCACACACACGTCGCTGCAAATCGAAAAACGTCTGCAGCAATGTGGTGCCGGATGTGGATGCGGTACGCCTCCGCCCGTTTCGCTATCGGTGAGTGGGAAAGAGGCAGCCTCGTCCCGAGTCATTCCCGAACGCAGTTGCTAG
- a CDS encoding AAA family ATPase, translating into MSQSVVPNQSSPGSEPTLSDDDVEAVDRLGRLTQQLRDELARVIVGQRETIDLLLVCLFARRHALLMGVPGLAKTLLVSKLAETMSLKFNRIQFTPDLMPMDITGTDILQDSGSGRREFHFAHGPVFANIVLADEINRAPPKTQAAMLEAMQEHRITVVGKGFDLPPPFMVLATQNPVEQEGTYPLPEAQLDRFMALIELDYPSEEEEIAIARTTTGGGLPELQHLMTAENIIANQDLVRRIPVPDHIYTEAARLVRKTRPAGGTAPAWLLPLVSWGAGPRAVQDLILGAKSRAALEGSYMVRTEDVRAVAQPVLTHRLITTFAAQAEGMTARDIVARLLDEEG; encoded by the coding sequence ATGTCGCAATCGGTGGTGCCCAATCAATCGTCTCCTGGTTCCGAGCCCACGCTGAGCGACGACGATGTTGAAGCAGTCGATCGTTTGGGACGGTTAACGCAACAATTGCGTGATGAGTTGGCCCGGGTCATTGTGGGACAACGCGAAACAATCGATCTGTTGCTGGTGTGTTTGTTTGCAAGACGCCATGCACTGTTGATGGGTGTGCCGGGTTTGGCAAAGACATTGTTGGTCAGCAAGTTGGCCGAGACGATGTCATTGAAGTTCAATCGCATTCAGTTCACGCCTGATTTGATGCCGATGGACATCACCGGAACGGACATCTTGCAAGACAGTGGAAGCGGTCGACGCGAATTTCATTTTGCTCATGGGCCCGTGTTTGCCAACATCGTGTTGGCTGACGAGATCAACCGAGCCCCGCCCAAGACGCAAGCTGCGATGTTGGAAGCGATGCAGGAACATCGCATCACAGTGGTCGGCAAAGGGTTTGATCTGCCACCGCCGTTCATGGTGCTCGCCACGCAAAACCCGGTGGAGCAGGAAGGCACGTATCCGTTGCCCGAAGCCCAACTGGATCGCTTCATGGCGTTGATTGAATTGGACTATCCGTCGGAAGAAGAAGAGATTGCCATCGCACGCACCACCACCGGTGGTGGATTGCCAGAGCTACAGCACTTGATGACGGCGGAGAACATCATTGCGAATCAAGATCTGGTGCGACGCATTCCCGTTCCGGATCACATCTACACCGAAGCAGCGCGGTTGGTCCGAAAGACACGACCCGCAGGAGGAACCGCACCGGCTTGGTTGTTGCCATTGGTTTCATGGGGTGCCGGCCCTCGAGCGGTTCAAGATTTGATCTTGGGTGCGAAATCGCGAGCCGCGTTGGAAGGTTCTTACATGGTGCGAACCGAAGACGTGCGAGCCGTCGCCCAACCCGTGTTGACCCACCGATTGATCACGACCTTTGCCGCCCAAGCCGAGGGAATGACCGCCCGAGACATCGTCGCAAGGTTGCTCGATGAGGAAGGCTAA
- a CDS encoding DUF58 domain-containing protein — translation MSEQHTPREFLDPAVLAGLAGLPLFARRAMRGNVSGRHTSPMRGASVEFAEYRKYVPGDDLRRLDWRAHGRTDRYYVKEFEADTNLRLQLVLDTSGSMDYGSGELTKLQYARRIAAAIGYLAVQQGDAVGLSCVANGITHHLPARRNPAHLKNIFDTLEVARCQGETHLVEVLHELAETTAQAAMVIVISDFFVDPDPLRNCLEHLRFRKHDVSLFHLLDPMELNFEFSRPTRFLDMEGGTAIFAEPSEIAARYHEALRGYLERVQEIVSSSGIDYLRVSIDQPYPEVLTNFLTRRAMAKGGR, via the coding sequence TTGTCCGAACAACACACTCCTCGCGAATTTTTGGATCCGGCTGTCTTAGCAGGCTTGGCTGGGTTGCCGTTGTTTGCTCGTCGAGCGATGCGGGGGAATGTCTCCGGTCGGCACACCAGCCCGATGCGTGGTGCGAGTGTCGAGTTTGCTGAGTATCGGAAATACGTTCCGGGCGACGATCTGCGACGATTGGATTGGCGGGCACATGGACGAACCGATCGTTACTACGTCAAAGAATTCGAAGCCGATACAAACTTGCGTTTGCAGTTGGTTTTGGACACCAGCGGTTCGATGGATTACGGATCGGGGGAGCTGACCAAACTTCAGTACGCTCGCCGGATCGCTGCGGCGATTGGCTACTTGGCGGTGCAGCAAGGCGACGCGGTGGGATTGTCGTGCGTGGCCAACGGCATCACCCATCATCTGCCGGCTCGACGCAATCCTGCGCACCTCAAGAACATTTTCGACACGTTGGAAGTCGCTCGTTGCCAAGGTGAAACGCACTTGGTGGAGGTCCTGCATGAGCTGGCTGAAACCACGGCGCAAGCTGCGATGGTGATCGTGATCTCAGACTTCTTCGTGGATCCGGATCCGCTCAGGAACTGTTTGGAGCATTTGCGATTTCGGAAGCACGATGTGTCGTTGTTTCACTTGCTTGATCCCATGGAACTGAATTTTGAGTTCTCGAGACCGACCCGTTTCTTAGACATGGAAGGAGGCACGGCGATCTTTGCAGAACCAAGCGAGATTGCGGCCCGTTACCACGAGGCGTTGCGTGGGTATCTGGAACGGGTGCAGGAGATCGTTTCTTCATCGGGTATCGACTATCTGCGTGTCAGCATCGACCAGCCCTATCCCGAAGTGTTAACGAATTTCTTAACTCGGCGTGCCATGGCAAAGGGGGGACGATGA
- a CDS encoding endonuclease domain-containing protein, with the protein MPIRQPTRLTQNARELRTKQTKPESLVWTLLRNRRLNGHKFRRQFPIPPFIADFACIEKRLIVELDGDYHEHQEQQDMDRTAHLNREGWTVLRFCNADVLENTEAVGVAILRAMGEEWRGGE; encoded by the coding sequence ATGCCAATCCGCCAACCAACTCGACTCACCCAAAACGCACGCGAACTTCGCACCAAGCAAACCAAGCCCGAATCACTCGTCTGGACACTCCTCCGCAACCGCCGACTCAACGGACACAAGTTTCGACGCCAGTTTCCTATTCCACCTTTCATTGCCGACTTCGCCTGCATTGAGAAACGATTGATCGTTGAACTCGATGGCGACTACCACGAACATCAAGAGCAACAAGACATGGACCGAACGGCTCATTTGAACCGTGAAGGATGGACCGTTTTGCGGTTTTGCAACGCGGATGTTTTGGAAAACACCGAAGCGGTCGGTGTGGCGATCTTGCGGGCGATGGGAGAGGAATGGCGAGGTGGTGAATGA
- the clpB gene encoding ATP-dependent chaperone ClpB, producing the protein MAFRIDKLTTQAQNVVAEAQAQASSAGNAEIDPLHVLAAAVNQQDGITKPLLEKINVDVPKLKSLIESELAKLPHSSGMGQARVSAKLQASLEAAASSAESLKDEYVSTEHLLVGLARTDNKAKSLLSLLGVTDNDLLTAMSQIRGSARVTDPNAESTYQALEKFGIDLTQLAQSGKLDPVIGRDNEIRRVIQVLSRRTKNNPVLIGQPGVGKTAIAEGLALRIFEGDVPQSLKNKKVVSLDMGALVAGAKFRGDFEERLKSVLREVKDSDGKVILFIDELHLVVGAGNAEGSADAANLLKPELARGALRCIGATTLDEYRQHIEKDAALERRFQPVFVGEPNAEDTIAILRGLKPRYESHHGVRITDSALVAAANLSDRYIADRFLPDKAIDLIDEAASRLAMEKESVPEPIDRLQRRLRQLELVHRQLEDEQEASAVEKRVDVEEEMEAAKAELASLKEQWEAEKMGLDDVQSVRQEVDQLQHRFAQLDAEAKEKQLRGESPEEAYREMLQVQSRLRELQSRIDEAESRDQSADDTKDDAADEKRRLLRKEVTEEEIAEVVSTWTGVPVTRMMETERAKLLVMEERLHQRVVGQDEAVTAVADAVRRSRSGLQDPNRPIGSFLFLGPTGVGKTELCKALAEVMFDDESAMVRIDMSEFMERHSVSRLIGAPPGYVGYEEGGKLTEAVRRRPYAVILLDEMEKAHPDVFNILLQVLDDGRLTDGQGRTVDFTNTVIVMTSNVGSQVIQRVTEEGGGEDEMRNAVEEALKARFLPEFLNRIDDTVIFHPLQQTQIRRIVELQLEDLRSRLAANGLSVEISDAAVDRIADEGYDPAYGARPLKRVIQREVQNPLATAILKNSYPEGTVIKIDHNVEGFTFSD; encoded by the coding sequence ATGGCTTTTCGAATCGATAAATTGACAACTCAAGCCCAAAACGTGGTGGCCGAAGCTCAGGCTCAGGCCAGTTCCGCTGGGAACGCTGAAATTGATCCATTGCATGTGCTCGCTGCTGCGGTGAATCAGCAAGACGGCATCACCAAGCCGCTGCTGGAAAAAATCAATGTGGATGTGCCCAAGCTGAAGTCGCTGATCGAGAGCGAGCTGGCGAAGTTGCCGCATTCTTCAGGAATGGGGCAGGCTCGTGTTTCCGCGAAATTGCAGGCGTCGTTGGAAGCGGCTGCGAGTTCCGCGGAATCTCTGAAAGACGAATACGTCAGCACCGAGCATCTGCTGGTTGGTTTGGCACGAACGGACAACAAAGCGAAAAGCTTGTTGTCATTGTTGGGCGTTACCGACAACGATCTGTTGACCGCGATGAGTCAAATTCGTGGTTCGGCTCGTGTGACCGATCCGAATGCGGAGTCGACTTATCAAGCTCTGGAAAAGTTCGGCATCGATCTGACTCAGTTGGCTCAAAGTGGCAAGCTCGATCCCGTGATCGGTCGCGACAATGAGATTCGCCGAGTCATTCAGGTGCTTTCGCGACGCACGAAGAACAATCCGGTTTTGATTGGCCAACCCGGTGTGGGGAAAACCGCCATCGCGGAAGGGCTGGCACTGCGGATTTTCGAAGGTGACGTGCCACAAAGTTTGAAGAACAAGAAGGTGGTCTCGCTCGACATGGGCGCCTTGGTCGCCGGAGCCAAATTCCGTGGTGATTTTGAGGAACGTTTGAAGTCGGTGCTGCGCGAGGTCAAGGATTCCGACGGCAAGGTGATCTTGTTCATCGACGAATTGCACCTGGTCGTCGGTGCGGGCAACGCGGAGGGTTCGGCCGACGCGGCAAACTTGCTCAAGCCGGAACTGGCTCGCGGTGCGCTTCGATGCATCGGTGCCACCACGCTGGACGAATACCGACAACACATCGAGAAGGACGCGGCGTTGGAACGGCGTTTCCAACCGGTGTTTGTTGGTGAACCCAATGCAGAAGACACGATTGCGATTTTGCGGGGCCTGAAGCCTCGCTACGAATCGCATCACGGCGTTCGGATCACGGACAGCGCACTGGTCGCGGCGGCCAATCTTTCGGATCGCTACATCGCGGATCGGTTCTTGCCGGACAAGGCAATCGATTTGATCGATGAGGCGGCCAGTCGCTTGGCAATGGAAAAGGAAAGTGTTCCAGAACCCATCGATCGTTTGCAGCGACGACTGCGGCAACTCGAGTTGGTGCATCGCCAGTTGGAGGATGAGCAAGAAGCGTCAGCAGTCGAGAAACGTGTCGACGTGGAAGAGGAAATGGAAGCGGCCAAAGCTGAGTTGGCGAGCCTGAAGGAGCAGTGGGAAGCCGAGAAAATGGGGCTCGACGATGTGCAGTCCGTGCGTCAAGAGGTCGACCAATTGCAACATCGGTTTGCTCAGTTGGATGCGGAAGCCAAAGAGAAGCAGCTTCGTGGCGAAAGCCCCGAGGAGGCGTATCGGGAAATGCTTCAGGTTCAATCGCGACTTCGTGAATTGCAGTCTCGAATTGATGAAGCGGAAAGCCGCGATCAGTCCGCTGACGATACGAAAGACGATGCCGCCGACGAAAAGCGTCGCTTGCTTCGCAAAGAGGTGACGGAAGAAGAGATTGCCGAAGTCGTCAGCACTTGGACCGGGGTTCCGGTGACTCGCATGATGGAAACCGAACGCGCCAAGTTGTTGGTGATGGAAGAGCGTTTGCACCAGCGAGTCGTTGGGCAAGATGAAGCCGTCACCGCCGTGGCGGACGCGGTGCGTCGCAGCCGAAGTGGTTTGCAGGACCCCAATCGTCCGATTGGTTCGTTCCTGTTTCTCGGGCCAACCGGCGTCGGGAAGACGGAGTTGTGCAAAGCGTTGGCGGAGGTGATGTTCGATGACGAATCGGCGATGGTGCGGATTGACATGAGTGAGTTCATGGAACGTCACAGCGTGTCGCGGTTGATCGGTGCGCCTCCCGGCTATGTCGGCTACGAAGAGGGGGGCAAATTGACCGAGGCCGTTCGGCGGCGTCCGTATGCCGTCATTCTGCTCGACGAGATGGAAAAGGCTCATCCGGATGTGTTCAACATTCTTTTGCAGGTGCTCGACGATGGGCGTCTGACGGATGGACAGGGTCGGACAGTCGACTTCACCAACACGGTGATCGTGATGACCAGCAACGTCGGCAGTCAGGTCATTCAACGTGTCACCGAAGAAGGTGGCGGCGAAGATGAGATGCGAAATGCGGTGGAGGAGGCTTTGAAGGCCAGGTTCTTGCCCGAGTTCCTCAACCGAATCGATGACACCGTGATCTTTCATCCGCTGCAGCAAACGCAGATTCGAAGGATCGTGGAACTGCAGTTGGAAGACTTGCGTTCGCGACTGGCAGCCAACGGGTTGTCGGTGGAGATTTCCGATGCTGCGGTGGATCGCATTGCGGACGAAGGGTACGACCCCGCCTACGGGGCTCGTCCTTTAAAACGTGTGATTCAGCGAGAAGTTCAGAATCCGTTGGCCACCGCGATTTTGAAGAATAGTTATCCCGAAGGCACGGTGATCAAGATCGATCACAATGTCGAGGGATTCACTTTCTCGGACTGA
- a CDS encoding YceI family protein: MMLQRVGLMLSLVCISAVVGTADEKPTLDLEKSKISFVGSKPDGKHDGGFKKFTADVVLNVEEPSEGSLKIEIDTTSLWSDDDKLTNHLKNPDFFDVRKHPKITFEATKIEHDPAEDSVKLVGKLTMLGKAVEVTIPALPRLTEEMLVLAANFDIDRTKWGMDYGKGKINDEVAIRALLVFKR; the protein is encoded by the coding sequence ATGATGTTGCAACGAGTCGGATTGATGTTGTCGTTGGTTTGCATTTCCGCAGTGGTGGGAACGGCGGATGAGAAACCGACCTTGGATTTGGAAAAATCGAAGATCTCATTCGTTGGTTCGAAACCAGACGGGAAGCACGACGGTGGGTTCAAGAAGTTCACCGCGGATGTGGTGTTGAACGTTGAAGAGCCCAGCGAAGGATCGCTGAAGATCGAAATCGATACGACCAGCCTTTGGTCAGACGATGACAAGCTGACCAACCACTTGAAGAACCCCGATTTCTTTGATGTGCGAAAGCATCCCAAGATCACATTTGAAGCAACCAAGATCGAGCACGATCCTGCGGAAGATAGCGTCAAGCTTGTTGGGAAATTGACCATGTTGGGCAAGGCCGTGGAGGTCACCATTCCAGCTCTACCGAGGTTGACCGAAGAGATGTTGGTCTTGGCCGCGAATTTTGACATTGATCGAACCAAGTGGGGAATGGACTACGGCAAAGGCAAGATCAACGACGAAGTTGCCATCCGCGCTTTGCTGGTATTCAAGCGATAG